A genomic window from Sorex araneus isolate mSorAra2 chromosome 2, mSorAra2.pri, whole genome shotgun sequence includes:
- the LOC129402442 gene encoding olfactory receptor 2T27-like, translating into MAWQSNQTSGSDFILLDLFHGTPVPWVIVALTLVDLLVALLGNSTILLLIWADPLLHNPMYFLLSQLSLMDLLYICTFVPKMVLVFLSGDRRISFIGCSFQMFLFTTLVGSEFLLLAVMSYDRYVAICQPLRYPILMRPRVCVLLVLVTWLGALLNGLIHVIYTLTLPYCGSREIHHFFCEIPALLKVVCVDTSQYEKGVFVSGVVFILLPFSAILGSYGSILSTVLGMGSRQGLRKALTTCSSHVIVVSLFYGAAIIKYIVPKSYHTPEQEELVSIFYTIITPMLNPLIYSLRNKDVARAFWKVLGK; encoded by the coding sequence ATGGCATGGCAGAGCAACCAGACTTCAGGGAGTGATTTCATCCTCCTGGATCTGTTTCACGGCACCCCAGTTCCCTGGGTCATCGTGGCACTCACCTTGGTGGACCTTCTAGTCGCCCTGCTTGGCAACTCCACAATTCTCCTCCTCATCTGGGCTGACCCTCTTCTCCACAACCCCATGTACTTCCTGCTCAGCCAGCTCTCCCTCATGGATCTCTTGTATATCTGCACTTTTGTCCCCAAGATGGTCCtggtctttctctctggggatcgCCGCATCTCCTTCATAGGGTGCAGCTTTCAGATGTTCCTCTTCACCACGCTGGTTGGATCAGAATTCCTGTTGCTGGctgtgatgtcctatgaccgaTATGTCGCCATCTGCCAGCCACTGCGCTATCCCATCCTCATGCGCCCCAGGGTCTGCGTGTTGTTGGTACTTGTGACCTGGCTGGGGGCCCTGCTCAATGGCTTGATCCATGTGATCTACACTCTGACTCTTCCCTACTGTGGCTCCCGGGAAatccatcatttcttttgtgagaTCCCAGCTCTCCTGAAAGTGGTGTGTGTGGACACCTCCCAGTATGAAAAGGGTGTTTTTGTGAGTGGGGTGGTTTttatccttcttcctttttcagcTATTCTGGGCTCCTATGGCAGCATACTGTCCACTGTACTGGGCATGGGGTCAAGGCAGGGACTCAGGAAAGCCTTGACTACGTGCTCTTCTCACGTGATTGTGGTGTCCCTCTTCTATGGTGCTGCCATCATCAAGTACATTGTGCCAAAGTCCTACCACACCCCTGAGCAGGAGGAATTGGTCTCTATCTTTTACACTATTATAACGCCCATGCTCAACCCTCTCATCTACAGCTTGCGGAACAAGGATGTTGCTAGAGCCTTCTGGAAAGTTCTTGGAAAATGA
- the LOC129402475 gene encoding olfactory receptor 2M2-like, translating to MAWQSNQTSGSDFILLDLFHGTPVPRVLVALTLVDLLIALLGNSTILLLIWADPLLHNPMYFLLSQLSLMDLLYICTFVPKMVLVFLSGDRRISFIGCSFQMFLFTTLVGSECLLLAVMAYDRYMAICQPLRYPILMRPRVCVLLVLVTWLGALLNGLFHVIYTLTLPYCGSREIHHFFCEIPALLKVVCVDTSQYEKGVFVSGVIFLLPPISAILGSYSSILSTVLGMGSRQGLRKALTTCSSHVIVVSLFYGAAIIKYIVPKSYHTPEQEELVSIFYTIITPMLNPLIYSLRNKDVAKAFWKVLGK from the coding sequence ATGGCATGGCAGAGCAACCAGACTTCAGGGAGTGATTTCATCCTCCTGGATCTGTTTCACGGCACCCCAGTTCCCCGGGTCCTCGTGGCACTCACCTTGGTGGACCTTCTGATCGCCCTGCTTGGCAACTCCACAATCCTCCTCCTCATCTGGGCTGACCCTCTTCTCCACAACCCCATGTACTTCCTGCTCAGCCAGCTCTCCCTCATGGATCTCTTGTATATCTGCACTTTTGTCCCCAAGATGGTCCtggtctttctctctggggatcgCCGCATCTCCTTCATAGGGTGCAGTTTTCAGATGTTCCTGTTCACCACGCTGGTTGGATCAGAGTGCCTTTTGCTGGCTGTGATGGCGTATGATCGGTACATGGCCATCTGCCAGCCACTTCGCTATCCCATCCTCATGCGCCCCAGGGTCTGCGTGTTGTTGGTACTTGTGACCTGGCTGGGGGCCCTGCTCAATGGCTTGTTCCATGTGATCTACACTCTGACACTGCCCTACTGTGGCTCCCGGGAAatccatcatttcttttgtgagaTCCCAGCTCTCCTGAAAGTGGTCTGTGTGGACACCTCCCAGTATGAAAAGGGTGTTTTTGTGAGTGGGGtgatttttctcctccctcccatctCAGCTATTCTGGGTTCCTATAGCAGCATACTGTCCACTGTACTGGGCATGGGGTCAAGGCAGGGACTCAGGAAAGCCTTGACTACGTGCTCTTCTCACGTGATTGTGGTGTCCCTCTTCTATGGTGCTGCCATCATCAAGTACATTGTGCCAAAGTCCTACCACACCCCTGAGCAGGAGGAATTGGTCTCTATCTTTTACACCATTATAACGCCCATGCTCAATCCTCTCATCTACAGCCTTCGGAACAAGGATGTTGCTAAAGCCTTCTGGAAAGTTCTTGGAAAATGA
- the LOC129401859 gene encoding olfactory receptor 2M2-like, producing MAWQSNQTSGSDFILLDLFHGTPVPQVLVARTLVDLLVALLGNSTILLLIWADPLLHNPMYFLLSQLSLMDLLYICTFVSKMVLVFLSGDRRISFIGCSFQMFLFTTLAGSECLLLAVMAYDRYMAICQLLRYPILMRPRVCVLLVLVTWLGALLNAMIHVIYTLTLPYCGSREIHHFFCEIPALLKVVCVDTSQYEKGVFVSGVIFLLPPISAILGFYGSILSTVLGMGSRQGLRKALTTCSSHVIVVSLFYGAAIIKYIVPKSYHTPEQEELVSIFYTIITPMLNPLIYSLRNKDVARAFWKVLGK from the coding sequence ATGGCATGGCAGAGCAACCAGACTTCAGGGAGTGATTTCATCCTCCTGGATCTGTTTCACGGCACCCCGGTTCCCCAGGTCCTCGTGGCACGCACCTTGGTGGACCTTCTGGTCGCCCTGCTTGGCAACTCCACAATCCTCCTCCTCATCTGGGCTGACCCTCTTCTCCACAACCCCATGTACTTCCTGCTCAGCCAGCTCTCCCTCATGGATCTCTTGTATATCTGCACTTTTGTCTCCAAGATGGTCCTGGTCTTTCTCTCAGGGGATCGCCGCATCTCCTTCATAGGGTGCAGCTTTCAGATGTTCCTCTTCACCACGCTGGCTGGATCAGAGTGTCTTTTGCTGGCTGTGATGGCGTATGATCGGTACATGGCCATCTGCCAGCTACTGCGCTATCCCATCCTCATGCGCCCCAGGGTCTGCGTGTTGCTGGTACTTGTGACCTGGCTGGGGGCCCTGCTCAATGCTATGATCCATGTGATCTACACTCTGACTCTGCCCTACTGTGGCTCCCGGGAAatccatcatttcttttgtgagaTCCCAGCTCTCCTGAAAGTGGTCTGTGTGGACACCTCCCAGTACGAAAAGGGTGTTTTTGTGAGTGGGGtgatttttctcctccctcccatctCAGCTATTCTGGGCTTCTATGGCAGCATACTGTCCACTGTACTGGGCATGGGGTCAAGGCAGGGACTCAGGAAAGCCTTGACTACGTGCTCTTCTCACGTGATTGTGGTGTCCCTCTTCTATGGTGCTGCCATCATCAAGTACATTGTGCCAAAGTCCTACCACACCCCTGAGCAGGAGGAATTGGTCTCTATCTTTTACACCATTATAACGCCCATGCTCAACCCTCTCATCTACAGCCTGCGGAATAAGGATGTTGCTAGAGCCTTCTGGAAAGTTCTTGGAAAATGA